A stretch of Imperialibacter roseus DNA encodes these proteins:
- a CDS encoding SusC/RagA family TonB-linked outer membrane protein, producing MKRILLLCFMLVSVFVSEVWAQDRVVSGTITSTDDGSSLPGVNVVLKGTTVGTITDIDGNYKISVPAAGGTLVFSFIGLTTQESEIGARSVIDVAMASDVKQLTEVVVTAVGIEREKKALGYSVANLSSDQVSQRAEPDPLRAMQGKMPGVNITGGNGAPGSSTKINIRGISSMTGNSQPLFIVDGIPFDNSVNGNDDPGSNTVTSNRAFDIDPNNIESISILKGAAASALYGSRATNGVVVITTKASKKNTKKGMEISYNGSVNWQEISGIPDYQDVYTQGSNQVYNGGFIGNWGAPMPDYVDKINAQYGTNYTKTYSLYPDGSPYPDGTASNPISNRYPGLFPDLMQDYTMPDGSVRSVSAPYKIEPHDIIGGFFEKGRVVENGVTLSSGSEKASINTGFSRMNQEGIVPNQTIDRTTLFFGGNGQLDNGLFVSGTVNYVNTNQVSPQSGASAFSDYYGGQATNSIFARLFYLPRNFDLNGLPFEHPVDGSNIFYRALDNPRWIAKNNLYESNVNRVYGNITAGYDVTEWFNVTLKGGVNTYHDFRRDVIRPGGISVPNGGVTTDDISNTEQDYNLIMTFSKDINEDLSFRALVGMNANERRYSRRTIGGANVITASLLKTNATSTQIVLRDFDRLRRLIGVYSDISLSYKDYLFLNVVGRNDWSSTLPQGANNYFYPGASLSFVLSDAVTMPSFINFAKLRVAQTKVGRDADPYQVRTVYALGLPIASPRYSGVFNTATLGNTLGNATLKPEFTDEFEVGAEARVLNNIIGLDVTYFSRSSTDQIASAAVSRSTGFTQEIVNIGELTNKGWEIGLDVTPVKLSNSFTWNSYFAFTKIKSEIVDAGPSGEIFIGGAGSTFGTIHRNGAPYGQIFGTSNARDDEGNILIDKNTGLPFPTQTSGIIGDPNPDFTLGWTNTFSFKGITLKALIDWKQGGDFYSFTAASLMLRGQLANSVDREGLRVVPGVYGSNQTYEAVLDENGNKIRNTTPITAFDSHFSNGWGAYGQDEVNVYDGTVIRLRELSLGYSLPKSILENTPFGRASISLTGRNLWFRAPNVLEGLNLDPEQLTATSDSNQQGFEYGATPTTRRYGFNVSLSF from the coding sequence ATGAAGAGGATTCTACTACTATGTTTCATGCTGGTTTCAGTCTTCGTATCCGAAGTCTGGGCCCAAGACAGGGTGGTGTCAGGAACAATCACATCTACGGATGATGGTTCTTCTCTACCCGGTGTGAACGTTGTACTTAAAGGTACAACCGTAGGTACCATCACTGACATTGATGGTAACTACAAAATTAGTGTTCCTGCAGCAGGCGGAACGCTCGTATTTTCATTTATTGGTCTCACCACTCAGGAATCTGAAATTGGTGCTAGATCAGTTATTGATGTTGCAATGGCATCTGACGTTAAGCAATTGACCGAAGTAGTTGTAACAGCTGTGGGTATTGAGAGAGAAAAAAAGGCACTCGGTTATTCCGTAGCCAATCTTTCATCTGATCAGGTATCTCAGCGTGCTGAGCCAGATCCTCTGCGTGCTATGCAGGGAAAAATGCCAGGTGTTAACATTACAGGTGGTAACGGTGCTCCCGGTTCTTCTACCAAAATTAACATTCGTGGTATTTCTTCTATGACTGGTAACTCTCAGCCCCTATTCATTGTTGATGGTATTCCTTTCGACAACAGTGTAAACGGTAATGATGATCCAGGATCAAACACAGTTACATCTAACCGTGCATTTGATATTGATCCAAACAACATCGAAAGTATCTCTATTCTTAAGGGTGCTGCAGCGTCAGCGCTTTATGGTTCCAGGGCGACTAACGGTGTGGTTGTGATCACAACCAAAGCTAGCAAGAAGAACACCAAAAAGGGAATGGAGATTAGCTACAATGGTTCTGTTAACTGGCAGGAAATTTCCGGTATTCCTGACTATCAGGATGTGTACACGCAGGGATCTAACCAGGTGTACAACGGAGGTTTCATCGGTAACTGGGGTGCTCCTATGCCTGATTATGTTGATAAAATCAACGCTCAGTATGGAACCAATTATACTAAGACTTATTCTTTGTATCCTGACGGCTCACCTTATCCTGACGGTACGGCTAGTAACCCGATAAGCAACAGATACCCAGGCCTGTTTCCTGATTTGATGCAGGATTACACAATGCCTGACGGATCAGTTAGAAGCGTTTCAGCGCCCTACAAAATAGAGCCGCATGATATCATCGGTGGTTTCTTCGAAAAAGGCCGTGTAGTTGAGAACGGCGTAACTCTTTCATCTGGATCCGAAAAAGCTAGTATCAACACCGGTTTCTCAAGAATGAATCAGGAAGGTATCGTTCCTAATCAAACAATCGACAGAACCACTCTTTTCTTTGGTGGAAATGGTCAGCTTGATAATGGATTGTTCGTTTCAGGTACAGTGAACTATGTAAACACAAATCAGGTTTCTCCACAGTCAGGTGCAAGTGCATTCTCTGACTATTATGGTGGCCAAGCGACAAACTCAATTTTTGCTCGTTTGTTTTACCTCCCAAGAAACTTCGACTTGAATGGGTTGCCATTTGAACACCCTGTTGATGGTTCTAACATATTTTATAGAGCACTTGACAACCCACGCTGGATTGCCAAGAACAACCTTTATGAAAGTAATGTAAACCGTGTTTATGGAAACATTACTGCCGGTTACGATGTCACTGAGTGGTTCAACGTAACTTTAAAAGGTGGTGTTAACACTTACCACGACTTCAGAAGAGATGTGATAAGACCAGGTGGAATCTCGGTTCCGAACGGTGGCGTTACAACGGATGATATCTCAAATACTGAGCAGGATTATAACTTGATCATGACTTTCAGCAAGGATATCAATGAAGATCTTAGCTTCCGTGCTCTTGTAGGTATGAATGCCAATGAAAGAAGGTATTCAAGAAGAACGATTGGTGGCGCTAACGTAATCACAGCCAGCCTGTTGAAAACAAATGCAACTTCTACTCAAATTGTTCTAAGAGACTTTGACAGATTGAGAAGACTTATCGGTGTTTATTCTGATATCTCTTTGTCTTACAAAGATTATCTTTTCCTTAACGTAGTAGGCCGTAATGACTGGTCGTCTACACTTCCTCAGGGAGCAAACAACTATTTCTATCCTGGTGCAAGCCTTTCATTTGTGTTGAGTGATGCGGTGACAATGCCGTCATTCATCAACTTTGCAAAGTTGCGTGTAGCACAAACAAAAGTGGGTAGAGATGCCGACCCTTATCAGGTTAGAACTGTCTACGCATTAGGTCTGCCAATTGCGTCTCCCAGGTATTCAGGTGTTTTCAATACAGCAACTTTGGGTAACACCCTTGGAAACGCTACTCTTAAGCCAGAATTTACTGACGAGTTTGAGGTAGGTGCAGAAGCCAGGGTTTTGAACAACATCATTGGTTTGGACGTAACGTACTTCTCCAGAAGTTCTACTGACCAGATAGCCAGTGCTGCCGTTTCACGCTCAACTGGTTTTACTCAGGAGATTGTAAACATCGGAGAGTTGACTAATAAAGGTTGGGAAATCGGCCTTGACGTGACTCCAGTTAAGCTTTCGAATAGCTTTACCTGGAATTCTTACTTCGCATTCACTAAAATCAAGTCTGAAATTGTAGACGCCGGCCCAAGTGGTGAAATCTTCATCGGTGGTGCAGGTTCTACTTTTGGAACTATCCACAGAAACGGAGCTCCTTACGGACAGATTTTCGGAACGAGCAATGCAAGGGATGATGAAGGCAATATTTTGATTGACAAAAATACGGGTCTTCCTTTCCCAACACAGACTTCAGGAATCATCGGTGATCCTAACCCTGATTTTACACTTGGTTGGACAAACACATTCTCATTCAAGGGCATCACTTTGAAGGCGTTGATTGACTGGAAACAAGGTGGAGACTTCTACTCTTTCACTGCAGCTTCTTTGATGCTTCGTGGTCAGCTGGCAAACTCTGTTGATCGTGAAGGTTTGAGAGTGGTTCCCGGTGTTTATGGTAGCAATCAGACTTATGAGGCTGTATTGGATGAAAACGGCAACAAAATCAGAAACACTACGCCAATTACTGCATTCGACTCTCACTTCTCTAACGGATGGGGTGCTTACGGACAGGATGAAGTTAACGTGTATGATGGTACTGTAATTCGTCTGCGTGAATTAAGCCTTGGTTATTCATTGCCAAAATCTATTTTGGAGAATACACCGTTTGGAAGAGCTTCTATTTCGTTAACTGGTCGTAACCTTTGGTTCCGTGCGCCTAACGTATTGGAAGGTCTGAATCTGGATCCTGAACAATTGACAGCAACGTCAGACTCTAATCAGCAGGGATTCGAGTACGGAGCGACGCCTACAACTCGTCGTTATGGCTTCAATGTTTCACTTAGCTTCTAA
- a CDS encoding SusD/RagB family nutrient-binding outer membrane lipoprotein — protein sequence MKKLHRKALAAFMSLILLFSVSSCDIFDLDVNTDPNNPSQAAVDLLLANVLSNMSSSLAGGFNGASTGFMAQTTANDDFNFSNASWNGTWNFLYSGPLKDLNELVLAAEAQGNNPRYLGIGQVLKAYYFSTMVDFFGDVPYTEAFQGDADSPIKEPAYDDDAAVYADCLSLLDKAIANFALTSTVAVRGDLIYNGNMTRWRKLAKTMKLRLLLQTRNVSDVAGQIQALVTEGDLITSSADDFQYEFPTAVTPDFRHPWYQAAYAGGEAGFSYFGHQFMYEMLLNGDPRFPFYFHRQTSNVLNPDDPTDKQTIPCSQRTDCTYGYFVLNPNITNALFGSDPDGLSSSEEAYLAGIFGRDRADPSGIPNDNPIRTIPGSYPSGGVFDATAGSGGGNKGSSVGYFPMLTSWMTKFYLLEASITLGTDISKVAASESALLNSALTDQMNKVWDFGSRGQTVAADESTWGTAYSWPITFKTRAALRAEVIAAYPTGGTPNARLAYVLKQAWFANFGNGIEQYNAFRRTGLPADIQTPLQLPRQFALRFPYAQDELNLNSKTPVIIYDNPSAAVFWDTLKFQF from the coding sequence ATGAAAAAATTACATAGAAAAGCTTTAGCTGCATTTATGTCGCTAATACTTTTGTTCTCTGTTTCTTCCTGCGACATTTTCGATTTAGATGTCAATACGGATCCGAACAACCCGTCACAAGCAGCAGTTGATCTTCTGTTGGCCAATGTGCTATCGAACATGTCTTCCTCGTTAGCTGGAGGATTCAATGGAGCATCTACGGGTTTTATGGCGCAAACAACTGCAAATGATGATTTTAACTTCAGCAATGCGTCATGGAATGGTACTTGGAATTTTCTCTACAGCGGACCTCTCAAGGATCTTAACGAGTTGGTTCTGGCTGCAGAAGCCCAAGGAAACAATCCTCGTTACCTTGGGATTGGTCAGGTACTGAAGGCATACTACTTCAGCACTATGGTAGATTTCTTTGGAGACGTGCCTTACACGGAAGCGTTTCAGGGTGATGCTGATAGTCCAATCAAAGAGCCAGCTTATGATGACGATGCTGCCGTTTATGCCGACTGTTTAAGTCTGCTTGACAAGGCCATTGCCAACTTTGCACTAACAAGCACGGTTGCTGTAAGAGGTGACCTCATCTACAACGGCAACATGACTCGTTGGAGAAAACTAGCTAAAACTATGAAGTTGAGGCTGCTACTTCAAACAAGGAACGTTAGCGATGTAGCTGGTCAGATTCAGGCACTTGTTACAGAGGGTGACTTGATTACCAGTTCAGCTGATGATTTTCAGTATGAGTTTCCAACTGCTGTTACGCCCGATTTTAGGCATCCATGGTACCAGGCTGCATACGCTGGTGGAGAGGCTGGGTTTAGCTATTTTGGACACCAGTTCATGTACGAGATGTTGTTGAATGGTGATCCCAGGTTCCCTTTCTACTTTCATCGTCAGACTTCAAATGTGCTAAATCCTGACGATCCGACTGACAAGCAGACGATTCCTTGCTCTCAGAGAACGGATTGTACTTATGGATACTTTGTATTGAATCCTAATATTACCAATGCTTTGTTTGGGTCAGACCCAGACGGTCTTTCTTCATCTGAAGAGGCTTATTTGGCTGGTATATTCGGGAGGGACAGAGCTGATCCATCAGGTATTCCGAATGACAACCCTATCAGAACTATCCCTGGCTCTTATCCATCCGGTGGTGTGTTTGACGCTACGGCTGGTTCAGGCGGAGGCAACAAGGGCTCTAGCGTAGGCTACTTTCCTATGCTAACAAGCTGGATGACGAAGTTCTATCTTTTGGAAGCGTCTATCACCTTGGGAACAGATATCTCTAAGGTAGCTGCAAGCGAATCTGCGCTGCTTAACTCGGCATTGACCGATCAGATGAACAAAGTTTGGGATTTTGGTTCTCGTGGTCAAACTGTAGCTGCTGATGAGTCTACTTGGGGTACGGCTTATAGCTGGCCAATTACTTTCAAAACAAGAGCTGCTCTTAGGGCTGAGGTCATCGCCGCTTACCCTACAGGCGGAACTCCAAACGCCAGGCTTGCCTATGTGCTGAAACAAGCTTGGTTTGCTAACTTCGGGAATGGTATTGAGCAGTATAATGCCTTCCGTAGAACAGGGCTTCCAGCTGATATTCAGACACCACTTCAGTTGCCACGTCAGTTTGCGCTACGTTTCCCGTATGCGCAGGATGAACTTAACCTGAATAGCAAAACTCCGGTTATCATTTATGACAATCCTTCGGCTGCAGTGTTCTGGGATACACTTAAGTTTCAGTTTTAA
- a CDS encoding T9SS type A sorting domain-containing protein, whose translation MNRVLTAGLCLVATLAVFLKHQEPVSNKIQPKLSIEHQRLLDKISEGGEGEEKQDGYSRFAEFHQLLRTPDGKSGPEYEFNYKLKELEKSTARMANFRTLGTVLDWKSRGPGNIPGRTRALLVMPNDAAGNTWLAGSAGGGVWKTTDSGASWTNMTPDLPNLAVATLAVCATSPAIIYAGTGEGFGNLDGIGGAGIFKSTDGGVSWVQLASTVADNSFRVVNRIIVDPNNPNLVIACANTSTNTFNTATSGIFRSTDGGTTWTKVYTSDEPVQQVIAAPGDFSVQYAAVRAVGVLKSTDAGATWSATSSNLKSSGRIELAVSAKSHLKVAASVEGSLSGEAGADLFISEDGGTSWGYASEKDDNNFDFLEQGDYDNAIMFHPFLDNVVYVAGVNIFKFTIDSSAPSLIKSVEKFEKTGTSSFIDFTPFNGNNLPGLEIGDVAAEELVDVEIRFGPGINQLAARFTVNKQGAGVPAAQYLYKDYVEVPFQAWDVTNNRQLMVSFRDQQEDGEFTLIGSNTEGDGGTHSREYLFVHLLDYSTTVDAEIAKNGGHEHQMELNLWPVLASGGVWSPKNLPDSKLNITFSSISKLKKQVTIVADGYGEHTEFSGGSVVNPTSSIHVDHHSLTAGSISTSDSTFRIISSNDGGVYHSAINKDPGTANGDWTFSGTGMVTGQFYGVDKRPGVDQYIGGLQDNSTNISQEGTSPGGNASYTRVIGGDGFDAVWNYGNAAQVIGSAQFNAFFKSSSFGAPGSWTPAISGLPQDDTETDFPFFSRLGNAKSVPEVLFCVGVNGVYRSTDFGDKWVPSQMDADWSYRGSFTNVEVSQANSMIVWAGGAMSSAQTLQVSTDRGKTFKKVNNYTGNAQLKGVITGIATHPAEDSTAYVLFSYAGLPKVVRTTDLGQTWQDLSGFESSANGVAGFPDVAVYSLLVLPNDPSVIWAGTEIGIFESADDGQSWIRLAGLPAVSVWEMKVVDAQVVIATHGRGIYTAQLSNVPEVTMAPFIQSLGVKPSGLVNLEAQLRSPYDSTQVLVNSQVIKTLGPSTGGATSIDFFIDGETEIEVALRSFKSGKEYVSISKSAVSDLRAPSLSYSNTFDDPLAANDFTGNGFSVVTPVGFLSSAIHSRHSYDEDTTYIYKLLTPIVINAENPTFKYRDIAIIETGETGTVFGDDEFYDFVVVEGSVDGVDWKPIEDGYDASYNAAWLTTYSSEGKGNEGLYVQHTADLLDTFNAGDTVIFRFRLFSDQLSNAWGWSIDDLKIQTESNNTLTSTVDGLDSWSLYPNPAGNFVTLGHPDRDRGMLGITILNMGGQKMLQKDVNVISKSTEVNLTTLEPGIYMLIANFPDGEKKFRLLKD comes from the coding sequence ATGAATAGAGTTTTAACCGCAGGCCTCTGCCTTGTCGCCACATTGGCCGTCTTTTTAAAGCATCAGGAGCCTGTTTCAAATAAAATTCAGCCCAAACTTAGTATAGAACACCAAAGATTGCTCGACAAAATCAGCGAAGGAGGAGAGGGTGAAGAAAAGCAGGACGGCTATTCCAGATTTGCCGAATTCCACCAACTGCTGCGAACGCCAGATGGCAAGTCCGGCCCCGAATATGAGTTTAATTATAAGCTAAAGGAGCTGGAAAAGTCGACAGCCAGAATGGCTAATTTCAGAACGCTGGGAACAGTGCTCGACTGGAAGTCCAGGGGGCCTGGCAACATACCTGGTAGAACAAGGGCACTTCTTGTCATGCCCAACGATGCTGCAGGCAACACCTGGCTGGCTGGCTCAGCCGGTGGGGGTGTCTGGAAAACTACTGACAGCGGTGCCAGCTGGACAAATATGACGCCCGACTTGCCTAATCTGGCAGTGGCTACACTGGCGGTTTGTGCCACCAGCCCGGCAATTATTTATGCCGGCACAGGCGAAGGTTTTGGCAACCTGGACGGTATCGGTGGCGCAGGCATTTTTAAGTCGACCGACGGTGGTGTCAGCTGGGTGCAGTTAGCGTCAACGGTTGCCGACAATTCGTTCCGGGTGGTTAACAGGATCATTGTAGATCCAAACAACCCTAACCTGGTAATAGCCTGTGCAAATACATCAACCAATACGTTCAACACGGCCACCTCGGGAATCTTCAGGAGTACCGACGGCGGAACAACCTGGACGAAGGTGTACACCTCCGATGAGCCTGTTCAGCAGGTAATTGCGGCGCCTGGCGATTTTTCGGTACAGTATGCTGCCGTACGGGCTGTAGGAGTTTTAAAATCTACGGATGCAGGTGCTACCTGGTCAGCCACATCATCCAACCTTAAGTCCTCCGGAAGAATTGAATTGGCTGTGTCAGCAAAGAGCCATCTGAAAGTTGCTGCCTCAGTTGAAGGAAGCCTGAGTGGAGAGGCAGGCGCCGATCTTTTTATTAGTGAAGATGGCGGGACAAGCTGGGGTTATGCCTCTGAGAAGGACGACAACAACTTTGACTTTCTGGAACAGGGCGACTACGACAACGCCATCATGTTCCATCCTTTTCTCGACAATGTAGTCTACGTGGCGGGTGTCAACATCTTCAAATTCACTATCGACTCCTCCGCTCCATCTCTCATCAAGTCCGTTGAGAAGTTCGAAAAGACGGGTACTTCATCGTTTATCGATTTCACGCCCTTCAATGGCAACAACTTGCCCGGGCTGGAAATTGGTGACGTTGCCGCTGAGGAACTGGTGGATGTGGAAATAAGATTTGGGCCCGGCATCAACCAGCTCGCTGCCAGGTTCACAGTGAACAAGCAGGGCGCAGGTGTGCCAGCAGCCCAGTATCTGTACAAAGACTATGTGGAAGTCCCGTTTCAGGCATGGGATGTTACGAATAACAGGCAACTGATGGTGTCTTTTCGGGATCAGCAGGAGGACGGAGAATTCACACTGATTGGATCCAACACCGAAGGAGATGGTGGCACGCACAGCAGAGAATACCTTTTTGTTCATCTTTTGGATTATTCTACGACAGTAGACGCTGAAATCGCAAAAAATGGTGGTCATGAACACCAGATGGAACTCAACCTTTGGCCGGTGCTGGCGAGTGGAGGCGTCTGGAGCCCGAAGAACCTTCCCGATTCAAAATTGAATATCACATTTTCAAGTATCAGCAAGCTCAAAAAACAAGTCACTATTGTGGCCGACGGCTATGGGGAACACACCGAATTCTCTGGTGGGAGTGTCGTTAATCCTACTTCTTCTATTCATGTTGACCACCATTCATTGACAGCAGGCTCAATTTCCACCTCCGATTCCACCTTCAGGATAATTTCGAGCAACGATGGTGGCGTTTATCATTCAGCCATAAACAAAGACCCTGGCACGGCCAATGGAGATTGGACATTTTCAGGAACTGGCATGGTCACTGGTCAGTTTTACGGGGTAGATAAGCGACCAGGGGTGGATCAGTATATCGGCGGTCTTCAGGATAACTCGACCAACATTTCGCAGGAGGGCACCTCACCTGGCGGCAATGCGAGCTACACACGGGTGATTGGTGGCGACGGGTTCGATGCAGTTTGGAACTACGGAAATGCTGCGCAGGTAATTGGATCCGCTCAGTTCAATGCATTTTTTAAGTCTTCCAGCTTTGGTGCCCCTGGCAGCTGGACACCTGCCATCTCTGGCTTGCCTCAGGACGACACAGAGACTGATTTTCCGTTTTTTTCCAGACTGGGCAATGCAAAATCTGTCCCTGAAGTGCTTTTCTGCGTTGGCGTCAACGGTGTATACAGGTCAACCGACTTTGGCGATAAATGGGTGCCCAGCCAAATGGACGCCGACTGGTCATATAGAGGGTCGTTCACCAATGTCGAAGTTTCTCAGGCCAATTCAATGATCGTTTGGGCGGGAGGCGCCATGTCGTCCGCTCAAACCTTGCAAGTATCCACCGACAGGGGAAAAACTTTCAAAAAAGTGAATAACTACACAGGCAATGCGCAGCTCAAAGGTGTGATCACCGGGATTGCCACCCACCCTGCGGAAGACAGCACAGCCTATGTGCTTTTTTCATATGCTGGTTTGCCTAAAGTAGTAAGGACAACAGATTTGGGGCAAACCTGGCAGGATCTCTCAGGCTTCGAAAGTAGCGCCAATGGAGTTGCGGGCTTTCCGGACGTAGCGGTGTATTCCCTTTTGGTGTTGCCAAACGATCCTTCAGTGATTTGGGCGGGGACAGAAATTGGCATTTTCGAAAGTGCTGATGATGGCCAATCATGGATACGCCTGGCTGGTTTGCCAGCAGTTTCAGTTTGGGAAATGAAGGTGGTGGACGCCCAGGTGGTGATAGCCACGCACGGAAGAGGTATTTATACCGCACAGCTTTCCAATGTTCCAGAAGTAACAATGGCGCCGTTTATCCAATCGCTTGGCGTGAAGCCGTCCGGCCTTGTCAACCTGGAAGCCCAGCTGCGGTCGCCTTACGACAGCACCCAGGTGCTCGTAAATAGTCAGGTGATCAAAACGCTTGGCCCCAGTACTGGCGGAGCCACAAGCATTGACTTTTTTATTGATGGAGAAACTGAGATAGAGGTGGCTCTTCGTTCATTTAAGTCAGGCAAAGAGTATGTTTCTATTTCAAAATCTGCAGTTTCAGACCTAAGAGCTCCTTCATTGAGCTATTCCAACACCTTTGATGACCCTCTGGCGGCAAATGACTTTACGGGTAATGGCTTTTCCGTGGTTACGCCTGTTGGTTTTTTGTCGTCGGCTATTCACTCCAGGCATTCCTACGATGAAGACACTACATACATCTACAAACTGCTAACCCCCATCGTAATCAATGCCGAAAACCCAACCTTCAAGTACCGTGACATTGCCATTATCGAAACTGGCGAAACGGGAACTGTATTCGGTGATGATGAATTCTACGATTTTGTTGTCGTTGAGGGTTCGGTAGACGGAGTGGATTGGAAACCTATTGAAGACGGCTACGATGCGAGCTACAATGCTGCATGGCTGACCACCTATAGCAGCGAGGGCAAGGGCAATGAAGGGCTGTACGTACAACATACGGCTGATTTGCTCGACACTTTCAATGCTGGTGACACAGTCATCTTTCGATTCCGGCTTTTTTCAGATCAGCTTAGTAACGCCTGGGGCTGGTCCATCGACGACCTGAAAATTCAGACAGAAAGTAACAACACACTGACATCCACAGTTGATGGCCTTGACTCATGGAGCCTATACCCCAATCCGGCTGGTAATTTCGTCACTTTAGGGCATCCCGATAGAGACAGGGGAATGCTTGGTATAACTATTCTTAACATGGGTGGACAAAAAATGCTTCAAAAGGACGTGAATGTTATTTCAAAGAGTACGGAAGTTAATCTTACCACTTTAGAACCGGGCATTTATATGCTGATTGCCAATTTCCCCGACGGCGAAAAAAAATTCCGATTGCTGAAGGACTAA